In a single window of the Elaeis guineensis isolate ETL-2024a chromosome 8, EG11, whole genome shotgun sequence genome:
- the LOC105050060 gene encoding uncharacterized protein, with product MDKLLLHGHRSSPLKTSMVLTSLGGTIRNSYSTENKEEPSQGIGQKARSTAEEFSRQAKEKTEKISETAKEAWEDAKEAVVGETQQEKEKFKEKVEKGNYDKIGRE from the exons ATGGACAAGCTTCTCCTCCATGGCCACCGCTCCTCGCCGCTGAAGACATCCATGGTGCTGACTTCGCTTGGCGGGACCATCAGAAACAGC TACTCTACTGAGAATAAGGAGGAACCTTCACAAGGAATTGGGCAGAAGGCAAGATCAACAGCTGAAGAGTTTAGCCGGCAAGCCAAAGAAAAGACTGAAAAAATCAGTGAGACTGCCAAGGAGGCCTGGGAAGATGCCAAGGAAGCAGTGGTGGGAGAGACGCAGCAAGAGAAGGAGAAGTTCAAAGAAAAAGTTGAGAAGGGAAATTATGATAAGATAGGCCGCGAGTAA